One Sphingomonas endolithica genomic window, GGTTTGCGCGATTGGCGCACCGGCGAGGTGACGCAGATGGACCGCCAGCTGCTCGGCCTGCTCGTCCGCTTGCGTGAAAAGCTCGACCTTGGCGGCTGCAACAAGATCGAGCTGATCTCGGGCTATCGCTCGCCGCACACCAATGCCGCGCTGCGCGCTCGCGGTGGCGCCAACACCGGTGTCGCCTCGACCAGCCAGCATATGCTCGGCAAGGCCACCGATATCGTCGTACCGGGCGTCACGCTGGACAAGCTGCGCGGTGCGGCACTCGCGCTCGGCGGCGGCGGCGTCGGCTATTATCCGCGCGACGGCTTCGTCCATGTCGACACCGGCCGCGTGCGCCAGTGGTGATCGATCAAGGGTAGTTCTGCCGCGCGTGCATCCCGGACAATATGTCGATCTCATCCGATTTTACTCGGTAGATAAGTATGTAGTTCGGGTGGACGACGGCCTCTCGGGTGCTCGCTATCCGGCCCAACCTGTGGATGTACGGGTACAAGGCTAGCTGCTCCGCCTTGGTCTCGATCAGAAGAAGCAGCTTATGCGCGGCGACCTGATTACGTGCGGCAATAAAGTTGATGATCTCGCGAAGATCGGCCTTGGCCTCAGGTAGCCAGATCAGCCGCATTGCGCCGATGACTTTCTATCAAT contains:
- a CDS encoding type II toxin-antitoxin system RelE/ParE family toxin; its protein translation is MRLIWLPEAKADLREIINFIAARNQVAAHKLLLLIETKAEQLALYPYIHRLGRIASTREAVVHPNYILIYRVKSDEIDILSGMHARQNYP
- a CDS encoding DUF882 domain-containing protein; this encodes MQTTTEERLVSQPSRSPELSRRSLIGGAALGGMAAMMPFPAMAATGEWRLAIRNVHNNETVDAVFARNGRFVPQGLAELNHGLRDWRTGEVTQMDRQLLGLLVRLREKLDLGGCNKIELISGYRSPHTNAALRARGGANTGVASTSQHMLGKATDIVVPGVTLDKLRGAALALGGGGVGYYPRDGFVHVDTGRVRQW